In candidate division WOR-3 bacterium, the genomic window CCTGCTCAACCTGCTCGTTCACCTTATCCGAGTTAATATAAATCACATCCGGCATACTCTTGAACCGGTGATGCCGGGTCAAAAACATCCTGCCCTCTGCCTTTGCCCGGCGATAAGCCTCAATCCCCTTCACACCCCGCTCATAACGGACATCAACGCCCAAAAGGCGCAAACGCCTTGCCAGTTTACCCAGCATCACATCACAGAAAAGCCGGGGAGAATCGGCAGATTTCATTAGATGATAACTTTAGCCAAATTTAGGGACAAAATCAACACCTGCTTGACCCGAGCCGAAACCCATCTCCCCATCTTCCCATTTAAAAAACAACTGGGCAAAACCAAATCATAAACAAAGACTCAAAAACCGCCCCAACCTTTAACATCCCTAACCAATTCACAACCATCCTTTCCTTTGGGTCTCCCGCAATTTCCAACGGCAACCCAGAAACAAAATTAGCAATTGCACCGTTATTACAAATCTACCTCTATTAAATAAGAGATCCTTCCATATCACTTCATAAATCTCCTAAATTAAAG contains:
- a CDS encoding Mut7-C RNAse domain-containing protein, translated to MKSADSPRLFCDVMLGKLARRLRLLGVDVRYERGVKGIEAYRRAKAEGRMFLTRHHRFKSMPDVIYINSDKVNEQVEQVREFLRMKPSEKREVEGGFLSRCSVCNEPLSKISREQARPAIPFYIYQIHTQFRRCPKCQRVYWPGSHIKRMIEQGGK